The Streptomyces sp. NBC_00440 genome contains a region encoding:
- a CDS encoding TetR family transcriptional regulator produces MTEVRRSAKKASMREVLAEAAFQLFLERGFEETTVDDIVARAGVGRRSFFRYFPSKEDAVFPDHERCLADMTALLEAADGDPVQVVCDGAKLVLRLYAKNPEFSLQRYRLTREVPGLRTYELSVVRRYERTMAGYLRARYEGAPDSALRAEVIAAAVVAAHNNGLRSWLRSGGEGDPEAAVDHALGLVRRAWAEVGEEAGDRSAGEDIVVVVASKDAPMWRVVQRIESALGED; encoded by the coding sequence ATGACCGAGGTGCGCAGATCAGCCAAGAAGGCATCCATGCGGGAGGTGCTGGCCGAGGCGGCGTTCCAGCTCTTTCTGGAGCGGGGTTTCGAAGAGACGACCGTGGACGACATCGTGGCTCGGGCGGGAGTCGGACGGCGCTCGTTCTTCCGGTACTTCCCCTCCAAGGAGGACGCGGTCTTTCCCGATCACGAGCGCTGTCTCGCCGACATGACCGCACTCCTGGAGGCGGCCGACGGCGACCCGGTGCAGGTGGTGTGCGACGGGGCCAAGCTCGTGCTGCGGCTGTATGCGAAGAACCCGGAATTCTCCCTCCAGCGCTACCGCCTCACTCGTGAGGTCCCAGGCCTGCGCACCTATGAGCTGTCAGTGGTACGCCGCTACGAGCGGACGATGGCGGGATACCTCAGGGCCCGTTACGAGGGTGCCCCGGACAGTGCGCTGCGGGCCGAGGTGATTGCCGCCGCGGTGGTCGCCGCGCACAACAACGGCCTGCGTTCATGGCTGCGTTCGGGCGGAGAGGGAGACCCCGAGGCGGCGGTGGACCATGCGCTCGGGCTCGTACGCCGGGCCTGGGCCGAGGTGGGAGAGGAGGCCGGCGACCGGTCCGCGGGCGAGGACATCGTCGTCGTGGTCGCCTCGAAGGA